In Desulfovibrio inopinatus DSM 10711, the sequence ATGCTCAATACAGTCGGCAACATGAACGGCAGTCAACGGACCGAATCCCGTCTCACGGCAACGCTTCGGATTATGATGAAACGTAATGGACTCCACCATAGTGTGCGGTAACCCCCAAATACCGAGCAAATATGCACCGACTTCTGCATGCGACGTTCTAAATACGGTCTGTTCTGCTGTCCAGTAAGGGAAGTGCTTTTCTTCAACAAGGCGAACAACTTTCTTGTATTGTTCGGGAAAATTTAACCCGAGGACAAGCTTTCCAATATCATGCAATAACCCGGCAATAAGGGCACTCTCCATAGCTTCATTGCCAAGTCCTTCCCGTTGGCATATCTCTCGTGCCAACATCCCCACCATAATACTATGTGACCAAAGCCACTCCAGAGGAAACATTCGTAAAACCGTATCATCAAACTGTGCAAAAACGTGATACGTCAGCACAAGAACTTTAATTGTTTCGAGACCAAGCATTTTGACAGCATCGACCGGATTGGTCACGGTGCGTGACACACCAAAAAACGCTGAGTTAACAAGTTGTAGTATTTTCGCTGTCATGGCGGGCTCATGCGCAATAATTTCACCCACATCTTGCGTAGAAGCGACGGAGGAATTCAGGACAGCGACAAGCTTTGCATAGACTTCCGGTTGGCTCGGCAAT encodes:
- a CDS encoding response regulator, coding for MNQPLPKKRILFVDDEPNVLQALRRMLRGKRSVWDMAFIESGQKALDSLSHIHVDIVVSDLWMPYMDGAALLSEIRRRHPHIVRILFSGQSDMDVGVKFVDLAHQFLPKPCDSETLKRVLSQACALSDLVASEPIRKVLAQVKTLPSQPEVYAKLVAVLNSSVASTQDVGEIIAHEPAMTAKILQLVNSAFFGVSRTVTNPVDAVKMLGLETIKVLVLTYHVFAQFDDTVLRMFPLEWLWSHSIMVGMLAREICQREGLGNEAMESALIAGLLHDIGKLVLGLNFPEQYKKVVRLVEEKHFPYWTAEQTVFRTSHAEVGAYLLGIWGLPHTMVESITFHHNPKRCRETGFGPLTAVHVADCIEHFKFAGERTVGNFQIAEDYLERIGVESKLSSWYEIGDEVLRAAESEAFTSFP